One Nocardia iowensis DNA window includes the following coding sequences:
- a CDS encoding cytochrome P450, with product MTTSSAMSDATGGCPVHPDARAVPLSGPRFHTDPQHLYREMRREHGPVVAVELPGNVPAWLVIGYRELHQVTSDPELFPRDVGLWNQWPNIPEDWPLLPMVGQPRPSIYFTAGAEHRRHVAMVEPALESVDPFELRRTCEELADRLIDGFCGRGEADLVAEFAVPMPVLALAWVLGFPDEDGARLAWSMKALADGGADAQAAYGRFYEQMQHVLASKKARPGTDLVSRMLAHPGQFTDEEYVQDLMAVTAAGHLPTADWIGNSVRLMLTDDRFAAALGGGRRSVGEAMNEVLWEDTPTQILAGRWAARDTRLGDKVIRAGDMLLLGLAAANADPHVRQHLVDGAEPAHTGNSAHFAFSYGEYRCPFPAQQLAEIIARTSIEVLLDRLPDIDLMVPAQNLVRRPSAFLRGMTSLPVHFSPVRAVGGTP from the coding sequence ATGACCACCTCGAGCGCCATGTCGGACGCCACGGGCGGCTGCCCGGTCCATCCGGACGCCCGAGCGGTGCCGTTGAGCGGCCCGCGCTTCCACACCGATCCACAACATCTCTATCGCGAGATGCGTCGTGAACACGGGCCCGTCGTCGCCGTCGAACTGCCGGGCAATGTTCCGGCTTGGTTGGTCATCGGGTACCGCGAATTGCACCAGGTCACCAGCGATCCCGAGCTGTTCCCGCGCGACGTCGGCCTGTGGAACCAGTGGCCCAACATCCCCGAGGACTGGCCGCTGCTGCCGATGGTCGGGCAGCCGCGACCGTCGATCTACTTCACCGCGGGCGCCGAGCATCGCAGGCACGTGGCGATGGTCGAGCCCGCGCTGGAATCGGTCGATCCCTTCGAATTGCGCCGCACCTGTGAGGAATTGGCCGATCGGCTGATCGACGGCTTCTGTGGCCGGGGCGAGGCCGACCTGGTCGCCGAGTTCGCCGTGCCGATGCCAGTGCTCGCGCTCGCCTGGGTGCTCGGCTTTCCCGACGAGGACGGCGCGCGGCTGGCTTGGAGTATGAAGGCGCTCGCTGACGGTGGCGCCGACGCGCAGGCGGCGTACGGGCGTTTCTACGAGCAGATGCAGCACGTGCTCGCCAGCAAAAAGGCAAGGCCCGGTACGGATCTGGTATCGCGGATGCTGGCGCACCCCGGTCAGTTCACCGACGAGGAGTACGTGCAGGACCTGATGGCGGTCACCGCCGCCGGGCATCTGCCGACCGCCGACTGGATCGGGAACTCGGTGCGGCTGATGCTCACCGACGACCGGTTCGCCGCGGCACTCGGCGGTGGGCGGCGCAGTGTCGGCGAGGCGATGAACGAGGTGTTGTGGGAGGACACACCCACGCAGATCCTCGCGGGACGCTGGGCGGCCCGCGATACGCGATTGGGCGACAAGGTGATCCGGGCAGGTGACATGCTGCTGCTCGGCTTGGCGGCCGCCAACGCCGATCCGCATGTGCGCCAGCATCTGGTCGACGGTGCCGAACCGGCGCACACCGGTAACAGCGCGCACTTCGCGTTCAGTTACGGCGAGTACCGGTGCCCGTTCCCCGCGCAGCAACTGGCCGAGATCATCGCGCGGACCAGCATCGAGGTGCTGCTGGACCGGCTGCCCGATATCGATCTCATGGTTCCCGCGCAGAACCTGGTCCGGCGGCCGTCGGCATTCTTGCGCGGCATGACGTCCTTGCCGGTTCATTTCAGCCCAGTTCGTGCAGTCGGAGGTACCCCGTGA